Proteins encoded by one window of Dioscorea cayenensis subsp. rotundata cultivar TDr96_F1 chromosome 6, TDr96_F1_v2_PseudoChromosome.rev07_lg8_w22 25.fasta, whole genome shotgun sequence:
- the LOC120263979 gene encoding serine/arginine-rich-splicing factor SR34-like, with protein sequence MSSRGSNRTIYVGNLPGDIREREVEDLFHKYGPIVDIDLKVPPRPPGYAFIEFEEARDAQDAIRGRDGYNFDGHRLRVEVAHGGRGHSSSIDRHSYRGGGGGRGGVSRRSEYRVRVTGLPSSASWQDLKDHMRLAGDVCFSQVFSESGGTVGIVDYTNYDDMKYAIRKLDDSEFRNAFSRAYIRVKEYKQSLSRSRSRSRSYSRSRSRSNSRSRSRSRSQSKSPKAKSARRSKSRSRSVASRSRSGSRGPSLSGSRSRSRSPVASPPRNKRPSKSPARSKSRSLSRSPAAKPEGSQEIGTAEN encoded by the exons ATGAGTAGCCGCGGAAGCAACCGAACCATTTATGTTGGGAACCTCCCGGGTGATATCCGTGAGAGGGAAGTTGAGGATTTGTTTCACAAG TATGGACCCATTGTTGATATTGATCTCAAGGTTCCACCAAGGCCTCCAGGTTATGCATTCATTGAG TTTGAAGAGGCACGGGATGCTCAAGATGCCATTCGTGGTCGGGATGGCTATAACTTTGATGGTCACAGATTGCGG GTGGAAGTTGCACATGGTGGAAGAGGACACTCTTCTTCAATTGACCGCCATAGCTATAGAGGTGGTGGGGGTGGCCGAGGTGGTGTTTCTAGGCGCTCAGAATATCGTG TTAGGGTTACGGGGCTTCCGTCCTCAGCTTCATGGCAAGACCTAAAG GACCATATGCGTTTAGCTGGTGATGTTTGCTTCTCCCAAGTTTTTAGTGAGTCTGGAG GCACTGTAGGAATTGTTGATTACACAAACTATGATGATATGAAATATGCG ATCAGGAAACTTGATGACTCTGAGTTCCGTAATGCATTTTCTCGGGCATATATCAGA GTTAAGGAGTACAAACAAAGTTTATCCAGGAGCCGCAGTCGCAGCCGTTCCTACTCAAGAAGTCGAAGTCGTAGTAACAGCCGCAGCCGCAGTCGCAGTCGCAGTCAGAG CAAATCTCCAAAAGCTAAGTCGGCACGTCGGTCTAAATCTCGTTCTAGATCTGTTGCTTCACGTTCCCGTTCAGGGTCAAGGGGACCGTCATTGTCAGG ATCCCGATCCCGATCCAGATCTCCTGTTGCTTCC CCCCCTCGCAACAAACGACCCAGCAAGAGCCCTGCTCGGAGCAAGAGCCGATCACTCTCTAGATCCCCTGCT GCGAAACCTGAGGGCAGTCAAGAAATTGGTACCGCAGAGAATTGA